The Synechocystis sp. PCC 7509 genome includes a window with the following:
- a CDS encoding DUF1815 family protein → MFLRLAQQHRQFVQDLVMNLQALAIVLERRGYPASCYTCGGQMSSASFMVSLNKDHLIRFLVSDYGITWTEMRDDRELMKLEGAEAISQLQELADLVKYSIAPCEAPTLVTKTI, encoded by the coding sequence GTGTTTCTAAGACTAGCACAGCAACACCGGCAATTTGTTCAGGATCTGGTAATGAACCTACAAGCTTTAGCTATTGTACTAGAGCGTCGCGGCTACCCAGCATCTTGTTATACCTGTGGCGGTCAAATGAGCAGTGCCTCATTTATGGTAAGTTTGAATAAAGATCATCTGATCCGGTTTTTGGTATCCGACTATGGAATCACCTGGACAGAAATGCGAGACGATCGCGAACTGATGAAATTGGAAGGGGCAGAAGCCATTAGTCAACTTCAAGAATTGGCAGACTTGGTCAAATACTCGATTGCTCCTTGCGAGGCTCCAACTCTAGTTACCAAAACAATTTAA
- the recA gene encoding recombinase RecA codes for MAIETTDTSGKQKALNLVLTQIERSFGKGAIMRLGDATRMKVETISSGALTLDLALGGGLPKGRVIEIYGPESSGKTTLALHALAEVQRNGGVAAFVDAEHALDPTYAAALGVDIANLLVSQPDTGESALEIVDQLVRSAAVDIVVIDSVAALVPRAEIEGEMGDVHVGLQARLMSQALRKITGNIGKSGCTVIFLNQLRLKIGVTYGSPETTTGGNALKFYASVRLDIRRIQTLKKGTDEFGNRVKVKVAKNKVAPPFRIAEFDIIFGKGISTLGCIVDLAEETGVIVRKGAWYSYNGENISQGRDNAIKYLEEKPEIAEIVQQQVRQKLEMGAVVSANSVAVVNEDDPVDEVDELDNE; via the coding sequence ATGGCAATCGAAACAACAGACACCTCTGGAAAGCAAAAAGCCCTAAACTTAGTTCTTACCCAAATCGAGCGCAGCTTTGGTAAAGGTGCAATCATGCGCCTTGGCGATGCCACCCGCATGAAAGTAGAAACAATTTCTAGCGGTGCGCTTACCCTAGATTTGGCTCTAGGCGGCGGTTTACCCAAAGGGCGGGTAATTGAAATTTATGGTCCAGAAAGTTCTGGTAAAACAACTTTAGCCCTTCATGCCTTGGCGGAAGTGCAAAGAAATGGCGGTGTTGCCGCTTTTGTTGATGCCGAACACGCTCTCGATCCTACCTACGCCGCAGCTTTGGGTGTAGACATTGCAAACTTGCTAGTTTCCCAACCAGACACCGGAGAATCAGCATTAGAAATTGTTGACCAGCTAGTGCGAAGTGCGGCGGTTGATATTGTCGTCATTGACTCTGTAGCGGCGCTAGTACCACGAGCAGAAATTGAAGGCGAGATGGGCGATGTCCATGTTGGCTTGCAAGCTCGGTTGATGAGTCAAGCTTTACGGAAAATTACTGGCAATATTGGTAAATCTGGCTGCACAGTTATCTTTTTAAACCAGTTACGGCTAAAAATTGGCGTTACCTATGGTAGCCCCGAAACAACAACGGGCGGTAATGCGCTAAAATTTTACGCTTCGGTGCGCCTAGATATTCGTCGGATTCAAACTTTGAAAAAAGGTACAGACGAGTTTGGCAACCGCGTCAAAGTTAAAGTCGCCAAAAATAAAGTTGCTCCGCCCTTTCGCATTGCTGAGTTTGACATTATTTTTGGCAAAGGTATTTCTACTTTAGGTTGCATCGTAGATTTGGCTGAAGAAACTGGAGTTATTGTGCGTAAAGGAGCTTGGTACAGCTACAACGGCGAAAATATTTCTCAAGGTCGAGATAATGCCATCAAGTACCTAGAAGAAAAACCAGAAATTGCCGAAATTGTCCAGCAACAGGTACGCCAAAAACTAGAAATGGGAGCGGTTGTTTCTGCCAACTCTGTAGCGGTAGTTAATGAAGATGATCCTGTTGATGAAGTCGATGAGCTAGATAACGAGTAG
- a CDS encoding MGH1-like glycoside hydrolase domain-containing protein, with the protein MNPEEARLQADRDRTGYWKRWGSYLADRQWGTVREDYSPDGAAWDYFPHEQARSRAYRWGEDGIAGISDNHQRLCLAIALWNGEDPIIKERFFGLSGNEGNHGEDVKEYYFYLDNTPTHSYMKCLYKYPQAAFPYQKLVETNKQRDRTNPEFELIDTGIFDGDRYFDVLVEYAKNSPEDILMQISITNRGTEEKPIHLLPTLWFRNYWTWNSKNPKPIMKVVESNNDFSIIEAAHPTLGERWLYCHGKTNLLFTENETNNQKIFNTPNTSPFVKDGINNYLIHNKPTVNPDLTGTKVSAHYTLIVKPGETETIWLRLSDSPQLKAEEFTNIFQTRKAEADEFYQRVSASKLSSDERNIQRQAYAGMLWSKQFYYYVVEDWLKGDPDTVPPPKERYNVRNSEWVHIFNNDIISMPDKWEYPWYAAWDLAFHVIPLAVIDPDFAKRQLSRLTREWYMHPNGQLPAYEWTFGDVNPPVHAWATWRTYQIEKQIYGRADRHFLERVFQKLLLNFTWWVNRKDIEGKNIFQGGFLGMDNIGVFDRSAKLPVGGYIQQADGTSWMAMYALNMLTIALELAIENSAYEDIASKFFEHFLRIAEAMDGMGNHKVSLWDETDGFYYDALQFQDDRQVTMKVRSLVGLIPLFAIASLEPETLKQLPNFKRRMDWFINNRPDLKRNVACMETPGVGARRQLAIAYPDKLRRILHKMLDEQEFLSPYGIRSVSKYHKSHPYILNIDDTEYRVDYEPAESKTALFGGNSNWRGPIWFPINYLIVESLQNFYNYLGDDFLVECPTGSGQKMNLKEVATELSRRLRQIFLTNDTNQRPFNGGVTKFQTDPHWRDLMLFHEYFHSDNGAGLGASHQTGWTGLIATLIEQCQEIKHPQKN; encoded by the coding sequence ATGAATCCCGAAGAAGCAAGATTACAAGCCGATCGCGATCGCACGGGCTACTGGAAACGCTGGGGATCTTACCTAGCCGATCGCCAATGGGGTACGGTCAGAGAAGATTATAGTCCTGATGGGGCGGCTTGGGATTATTTTCCTCACGAGCAAGCCCGATCTCGCGCTTACCGTTGGGGAGAAGATGGGATTGCGGGTATTTCTGACAATCACCAAAGATTGTGTTTGGCGATCGCTTTATGGAATGGTGAAGATCCAATTATTAAAGAAAGATTCTTTGGCTTGTCAGGTAATGAAGGCAATCATGGCGAAGATGTCAAGGAATATTATTTTTATTTAGACAACACTCCCACTCATTCTTATATGAAGTGTTTGTATAAATACCCGCAGGCTGCTTTTCCCTATCAAAAATTAGTGGAAACAAACAAACAGCGCGATCGCACTAATCCAGAATTTGAATTAATCGATACTGGTATATTTGACGGCGATCGCTATTTTGATGTATTGGTCGAATATGCCAAAAATTCCCCCGAAGATATATTAATGCAAATTAGTATTACCAACCGAGGAACTGAAGAAAAGCCCATACATCTATTACCTACGCTTTGGTTTAGAAACTATTGGACTTGGAATAGCAAAAATCCCAAGCCAATTATGAAAGTTGTTGAATCTAACAATGATTTTAGTATTATTGAAGCTGCTCATCCAACTTTAGGGGAACGCTGGTTATATTGTCACGGTAAAACTAACTTATTATTTACAGAAAATGAAACCAATAATCAAAAAATCTTTAATACACCAAACACTTCGCCTTTTGTAAAAGATGGAATTAATAATTATTTAATTCACAATAAACCTACCGTAAATCCTGATTTAACTGGTACTAAAGTGTCCGCTCATTATACTTTAATAGTTAAACCAGGCGAAACAGAAACTATCTGGTTACGTCTTAGTGATTCGCCCCAATTAAAAGCTGAAGAATTTACAAATATATTTCAAACTCGTAAAGCTGAAGCCGACGAATTTTATCAACGAGTTTCTGCTAGTAAATTATCCTCAGACGAGCGCAATATTCAACGTCAAGCTTACGCCGGAATGTTGTGGAGCAAGCAATTTTATTATTACGTTGTGGAAGATTGGTTGAAAGGCGATCCCGATACTGTACCGCCCCCAAAAGAACGTTACAACGTTAGAAATAGCGAATGGGTACATATATTTAATAATGATATTATTTCCATGCCCGATAAATGGGAATATCCCTGGTATGCAGCCTGGGATTTGGCGTTTCATGTCATCCCTCTAGCAGTTATCGATCCCGATTTTGCCAAACGTCAACTTAGCCGCTTAACAAGAGAATGGTATATGCACCCAAATGGGCAACTGCCAGCTTATGAATGGACTTTTGGCGATGTAAATCCCCCCGTTCATGCGTGGGCAACTTGGCGCACTTATCAGATAGAAAAACAAATATATGGACGAGCGGATCGGCATTTTTTAGAAAGAGTATTTCAAAAGCTACTATTAAACTTTACTTGGTGGGTGAATCGAAAAGATATAGAAGGCAAAAACATCTTTCAAGGTGGCTTTCTGGGAATGGATAATATTGGAGTATTCGATCGCAGTGCCAAGTTACCCGTAGGCGGCTATATTCAACAAGCTGATGGTACGAGTTGGATGGCAATGTATGCCTTAAATATGCTGACAATTGCCTTGGAATTAGCAATAGAAAACTCAGCTTATGAAGATATTGCTAGTAAATTTTTTGAGCATTTTCTTAGAATTGCCGAAGCAATGGATGGTATGGGCAATCACAAAGTGTCCCTATGGGATGAAACAGATGGTTTCTATTACGATGCGCTGCAATTTCAAGACGATCGCCAAGTCACAATGAAAGTACGCAGCTTAGTAGGTTTAATTCCCTTATTTGCGATCGCATCATTGGAACCGGAAACCTTAAAACAGCTTCCCAACTTCAAACGCAGAATGGATTGGTTTATCAATAATCGTCCTGACTTGAAAAGAAATGTTGCTTGTATGGAAACCCCCGGTGTGGGTGCAAGAAGACAACTTGCGATCGCCTATCCCGACAAACTCCGCCGTATTTTGCACAAAATGCTCGATGAACAGGAGTTTTTAAGTCCCTATGGAATTCGCTCAGTTTCTAAATACCACAAGTCTCATCCTTATATCCTTAATATTGATGACACCGAATACCGGGTAGATTATGAGCCAGCAGAATCAAAAACAGCTTTATTTGGTGGTAATTCCAACTGGCGCGGGCCAATCTGGTTTCCCATCAATTATCTGATCGTTGAGTCGCTGCAAAACTTTTATAACTACTTAGGTGATGATTTTTTGGTTGAGTGTCCCACAGGTTCGGGGCAAAAAATGAACTTAAAAGAAGTAGCAACGGAACTATCACGAAGGCTAAGGCAGATTTTTCTGACTAATGATACAAATCAACGTCCTTTTAATGGTGGAGTAACAAAGTTTCAAACCGATCCCCACTGGCGCGACTTAATGCTTTTCCACGAGTATTTCCACAGCGACAACGGTGCAGGATTAGGCGCAAGTCATCAAACAGGTTGGACGGGCTTAATCGCAACGTTGATTGAGCAATGCCAAGAAATAAAACATCCCCAAAAAAATTAG
- a CDS encoding glutathione S-transferase family protein: MTIAALSWTELEALTNFEIDTVNGATNAQAQLRLFGGSESQVRVTLYRDNHAWCPYCQKIWLWLEEKQIPYRIEKVTMFCYGEKESWYKRKVPSGMLPAIELDGRIITESDDILIALEQVYEPLGLSMLHPKVLPLRQLERRLFREWCSWLCYPSSARKDQENRERFINMVAKVETAIAATPSPYFLEEFGTVDVIFTPYIERMNASLYYYKGYSLREEHPRLSDWFTAMETRPTYRGTQSDFHTHAHDLPPQMGGCFANGEPQNLINQQRVDCGPWDGLPDATYPEEPTTSRLEALYRVMKHRANIIRVNPSDDALIDTALRCTLTHLMTHQACPPPPGSDKALRYLRDRINVPRDMSIYAARRLRESLEITAALAGKEQGTPIETKHRRDQNPANFVKL; this comes from the coding sequence ATGACTATTGCTGCTTTAAGCTGGACAGAACTAGAAGCCCTCACTAATTTTGAAATCGATACCGTCAATGGTGCAACCAATGCTCAAGCTCAGTTGCGTCTGTTTGGTGGTAGCGAGTCCCAAGTGCGGGTGACACTATACAGAGACAATCACGCCTGGTGTCCTTATTGTCAGAAAATTTGGCTGTGGCTAGAGGAAAAACAAATTCCCTATCGCATCGAAAAAGTAACTATGTTCTGCTACGGGGAAAAAGAAAGCTGGTACAAGCGCAAAGTACCTTCAGGAATGCTACCCGCCATTGAGCTAGATGGTCGCATTATTACTGAAAGCGATGATATTTTAATTGCCTTGGAGCAAGTTTACGAACCCTTGGGACTAAGTATGTTGCATCCCAAAGTCCTACCACTAAGGCAACTGGAGCGACGGTTGTTTAGAGAATGGTGTAGTTGGTTATGCTATCCCTCTTCGGCTCGAAAAGACCAAGAAAACCGCGAGCGATTTATAAATATGGTGGCAAAAGTCGAAACAGCGATCGCGGCTACGCCAAGTCCTTATTTTCTAGAGGAGTTTGGGACAGTGGATGTAATTTTTACTCCCTATATCGAACGTATGAATGCTAGTTTGTATTACTACAAAGGTTACTCCCTACGCGAAGAACATCCCCGTTTATCTGACTGGTTTACAGCCATGGAAACTAGACCAACTTACCGAGGTACTCAAAGCGATTTTCATACTCATGCCCATGACTTGCCGCCCCAAATGGGAGGATGCTTTGCTAATGGCGAACCGCAAAACCTGATTAACCAGCAAAGAGTTGATTGTGGCCCTTGGGATGGTTTACCCGATGCAACTTACCCCGAAGAACCTACTACCTCGCGCCTAGAGGCGCTTTATCGGGTAATGAAGCATCGCGCCAATATTATTCGCGTCAATCCCTCTGATGACGCATTGATAGATACGGCTTTGCGATGTACTCTGACTCATCTGATGACTCACCAAGCTTGTCCGCCGCCGCCGGGATCGGATAAGGCTTTGCGATACTTGCGCGATCGCATTAATGTCCCGCGAGATATGTCAATCTATGCAGCTAGACGGCTTAGAGAATCTTTAGAAATAACTGCCGCCTTAGCAGGTAAAGAACAAGGTACTCCTATTGAAACTAAGCATCGGCGCGACCAAAATCCGGCGAACTTTGTCAAACTTTAA
- the prmA gene encoding 50S ribosomal protein L11 methyltransferase: MANSWWELQINCDPSLEESVFWRLEKFGCQGTASENKGATSLVKAYLPRNQVQLLDLAALSLWLRQDALIAELPAPSLHWQLMDEEDWASSWKDYWQPEEIGEYFLINPAWIEVPENTTRLVLTLDPGMAFGTGNHATTQLCLESLEMRIDEDSQGEVLADIGCGSGILSIGALLLGASKVYAVDTDLLAVESTTSNRELNKITSDRLLVDKGSVEQVRKLLHNEQVDGIMCNILAEVIIRLIPELSAICKPTTWGIFSGVLLDQAADVADALEHNGWVVATIWRRKEWCCFNVRRS, translated from the coding sequence ATGGCAAATAGTTGGTGGGAACTACAAATTAATTGCGATCCAAGCCTGGAAGAATCAGTTTTCTGGCGCTTGGAAAAGTTTGGCTGTCAGGGGACAGCCAGTGAAAATAAGGGCGCTACCAGCTTAGTAAAGGCTTATTTGCCCAGAAATCAAGTCCAACTGCTAGATTTGGCAGCGCTGTCATTGTGGCTAAGGCAAGATGCTTTAATTGCTGAACTACCTGCGCCATCGTTGCATTGGCAATTGATGGATGAAGAAGACTGGGCTAGTAGTTGGAAAGACTACTGGCAACCAGAGGAAATCGGCGAGTATTTTTTAATTAATCCAGCTTGGATAGAAGTACCAGAAAATACAACTCGTTTAGTTCTGACTCTCGATCCGGGAATGGCTTTCGGTACAGGCAATCATGCCACAACTCAGCTATGTTTGGAATCATTGGAAATGCGGATTGATGAAGATTCCCAAGGCGAAGTTTTGGCAGACATTGGCTGCGGTTCGGGCATTCTTTCTATTGGTGCGTTGCTACTTGGTGCTAGTAAAGTTTATGCCGTAGATACGGATTTATTAGCTGTAGAATCTACTACCAGCAATCGGGAGCTAAATAAAATTACAAGCGATCGCTTACTTGTAGATAAAGGTAGTGTAGAGCAAGTGCGAAAGCTACTCCACAACGAACAAGTAGACGGCATTATGTGCAATATTTTGGCAGAAGTAATTATTCGCCTAATTCCCGAACTAAGCGCGATTTGTAAGCCGACAACTTGGGGGATATTTAGTGGTGTATTACTCGACCAAGCGGCAGATGTAGCCGATGCTTTAGAGCATAATGGCTGGGTTGTGGCGACTATCTGGCGGCGCAAAGAATGGTGTTGCTTTAATGTTCGCCGCTCTTAA
- the serA gene encoding phosphoglycerate dehydrogenase, translating to MPKVLVSDPIDQVGIDILSQVATVDIKTNLSPEQFIQIIPEYDALMIRSGSRITKEIIDAGTQLKIIGRAGVGVDNVDVPAATRRGIVVVNSPEGNTIAAAEHALAMMMALSRYIPDANTSVKSGQWDRKSYVGAEVYKKTLGVVGLGKIGSHVANVAKAMGMKLIAFDPFISNERAEQLGCRLVDMDLLLRESDYITLHIPKTPETTHLINAEALAKMKPNARIINCARGGIIDEIALAEALEKGLIGGAAIDVYETEPLGESPLRALGKQAILTPHLGASTAEAQVNVAIDVAEQIRDVLLGLPARSAVNIPGISPDVMEELRPYMQLAETLGKFVGQLAGGRVELLNVKLQGELATNKSQPLVVASLKGLLSEALRERVNYVNASIEAKERGIRVIETRDAAVKDYAGSLYLEAKGSLGSHSVTGALLGDGEIRITDIDEFPINVPPTQHMLFTLHRDMPGLIGKIGSLLGSFNVNIASMQVGRKIVRGDAVMVLSLDDPLPDGILAEIIKVPGIRDAYTVTL from the coding sequence ATGCCCAAAGTTCTTGTATCTGACCCCATCGACCAAGTTGGAATTGACATTCTCTCCCAAGTAGCGACGGTTGACATCAAAACCAATTTATCGCCCGAACAATTTATCCAAATCATTCCAGAGTACGACGCACTAATGATCCGCTCTGGTAGCCGGATCACCAAAGAAATTATTGATGCTGGAACTCAGCTAAAAATTATCGGACGGGCAGGCGTGGGGGTGGATAACGTCGATGTACCTGCCGCTACCCGCCGAGGCATCGTAGTTGTAAATTCCCCTGAAGGTAACACCATTGCCGCCGCCGAACACGCCCTAGCAATGATGATGGCGCTCTCTCGCTACATTCCCGATGCCAATACATCAGTAAAAAGCGGACAGTGGGATCGTAAAAGCTACGTCGGCGCAGAAGTTTACAAAAAAACTCTAGGAGTTGTTGGTTTAGGCAAAATTGGTTCTCATGTAGCCAACGTTGCTAAAGCAATGGGGATGAAACTAATTGCTTTTGATCCCTTCATTTCTAACGAACGCGCCGAACAATTAGGTTGTCGTTTGGTAGATATGGATTTACTGTTGCGAGAATCTGATTACATTACCCTACACATCCCCAAAACTCCCGAAACAACCCACCTAATTAACGCCGAAGCTTTAGCCAAGATGAAGCCCAACGCTAGAATTATTAACTGTGCTAGAGGCGGAATTATTGACGAAATTGCTCTAGCTGAAGCCTTAGAAAAGGGACTTATTGGCGGCGCAGCCATAGATGTCTACGAAACCGAACCTTTGGGAGAATCGCCCCTTCGAGCTTTGGGCAAACAAGCAATTTTAACGCCTCATTTGGGCGCATCCACCGCCGAAGCGCAAGTAAACGTAGCCATAGATGTCGCCGAGCAAATTCGGGACGTACTGCTAGGCTTACCCGCCCGTAGTGCGGTAAATATTCCCGGTATTAGCCCGGATGTAATGGAAGAACTACGACCTTATATGCAGTTAGCCGAAACTTTAGGTAAGTTTGTCGGTCAATTGGCGGGGGGTAGAGTAGAGTTGCTCAATGTCAAACTTCAAGGAGAACTCGCCACCAATAAAAGCCAACCTTTAGTAGTGGCATCGCTAAAAGGCTTGCTATCTGAAGCTTTGCGCGAACGAGTAAACTATGTAAATGCCAGCATTGAGGCAAAAGAGCGCGGAATTAGAGTTATTGAAACGCGAGATGCGGCGGTGAAAGATTATGCCGGATCTTTGTATTTAGAAGCCAAAGGTTCGTTAGGCTCTCATTCAGTTACTGGCGCATTACTAGGAGATGGCGAAATTCGGATTACAGATATTGACGAATTTCCAATAAATGTTCCCCCAACTCAACATATGTTATTTACTTTGCACCGCGATATGCCGGGACTAATTGGTAAAATTGGCTCGTTGCTAGGAAGCTTCAATGTCAACATTGCCAGTATGCAGGTAGGACGTAAAATTGTCCGGGGTGATGCGGTAATGGTGTTGAGCTTGGACGATCCTTTACCCGATGGAATTTTAGCGGAAATTATCAAAGTTCCCGGAATTAGAGATGCTTATACGGTCACTTTATAA
- a CDS encoding photosystem II S4 domain protein produces MLPREEILKGVENRDSIARVIDRAEQAIKTWEVVLTDFLSPPELAELQKVFSRLTEVQLLAWGGYEQAERQRLAVARSEMPLERHQVELVALEIAGNFLFDTATHRDFLGAMLGTGIVREKTGDVIVLGERGAQAIVTPEIAEFLEMSLQQVRSVPVKTQRIDLSELKIREPKKKESTTVEASLRLDAIASAGFGMSRSKMSDLIDGGDVRVNWKDITQASYQVKSGDLIAVSGKGRLEVGEIMITKKERYRIQLTRYM; encoded by the coding sequence ATGTTGCCAAGAGAAGAAATTTTAAAGGGTGTAGAAAATCGAGACAGTATAGCGCGGGTAATCGATCGCGCTGAACAAGCTATTAAAACGTGGGAAGTTGTGTTAACAGATTTCCTTTCCCCCCCCGAACTTGCAGAGCTACAAAAGGTGTTTAGTCGCTTGACAGAGGTGCAATTATTGGCTTGGGGTGGGTACGAACAAGCCGAACGTCAACGCTTGGCTGTCGCTCGCTCGGAAATGCCTTTAGAACGCCATCAAGTGGAGTTAGTGGCGCTAGAAATTGCCGGAAACTTTCTATTTGATACAGCAACTCACCGCGACTTTTTGGGGGCGATGTTGGGGACGGGAATTGTCCGCGAGAAGACGGGCGATGTGATTGTACTAGGCGAACGGGGAGCGCAGGCGATCGTTACTCCAGAAATTGCCGAATTTTTAGAAATGAGTTTGCAACAAGTGCGTTCTGTTCCCGTAAAAACTCAGCGTATCGATTTAAGTGAGTTAAAAATTAGAGAACCCAAAAAGAAGGAATCGACTACTGTTGAAGCTTCTTTGAGATTGGATGCGATCGCTTCTGCGGGTTTTGGAATGTCGCGCAGCAAAATGTCTGATTTAATTGATGGCGGCGATGTGCGCGTCAATTGGAAAGATATTACTCAAGCAAGTTATCAAGTCAAGTCTGGCGATTTAATTGCTGTTAGCGGTAAAGGAAGATTGGAAGTTGGCGAGATTATGATTACTAAAAAAGAACGTTATCGCATTCAATTAACTAGATATATGTAG
- a CDS encoding SDR family NAD(P)-dependent oxidoreductase, which produces MKTALITGASAGIGETFAQELAQKQMNLVLVARSEEKLESLAQLLRSQFKIEVDIIVQDLTAPNAAKDVFDKVNQKGITIDLLVNNAGFGDYGDFAERDGEKQVKIVQVNILALVDLTHQFLPGMRDRRLGGIINMASSAAFQPMPYFSVYAASKAFVLSFSEALWAENRRYNVDILAVCPGPSPTSFFADAEFPSFLAKASELNSTPPEVIVKEALEALKNKHSSIVPGDIRNQVLVNIPRFLPREALVNLWKTILGTGVDKN; this is translated from the coding sequence ATGAAAACTGCTTTAATTACTGGAGCTTCGGCGGGAATTGGGGAGACATTCGCCCAAGAACTAGCACAAAAGCAAATGAATTTAGTTTTGGTAGCAAGATCCGAGGAAAAGCTGGAATCATTAGCGCAACTGTTGCGATCGCAGTTCAAAATTGAAGTAGATATTATTGTTCAAGATTTGACAGCACCAAACGCTGCAAAAGATGTATTTGACAAGGTAAATCAAAAAGGTATAACTATTGATTTGTTGGTCAACAATGCGGGTTTTGGTGACTACGGAGATTTTGCCGAGCGAGACGGTGAAAAGCAAGTAAAGATAGTTCAAGTGAATATATTGGCTTTAGTAGACTTAACTCATCAATTTTTGCCAGGAATGCGCGATCGCCGCTTGGGAGGCATAATTAATATGGCATCAAGCGCCGCCTTTCAACCGATGCCATACTTTAGTGTTTACGCAGCTAGTAAAGCCTTTGTATTGAGTTTTAGCGAAGCTTTGTGGGCAGAAAATCGCCGTTACAATGTTGATATTCTTGCGGTTTGTCCGGGCCCATCACCTACAAGCTTTTTTGCAGATGCAGAATTTCCCAGCTTTTTAGCCAAAGCGTCGGAACTTAATTCTACGCCCCCCGAAGTAATAGTAAAAGAAGCCTTAGAAGCACTAAAAAACAAGCATTCTAGTATTGTACCGGGAGATATTAGAAATCAAGTGTTGGTAAATATACCGCGATTTTTACCTAGAGAAGCTTTAGTAAATTTGTGGAAAACTATTTTAGGTACAGGTGTAGATAAAAATTAG
- the coaBC gene encoding bifunctional phosphopantothenoylcysteine decarboxylase/phosphopantothenate--cysteine ligase CoaBC, with translation MLGRKVLVGVGGGIAAYKVCELVSTLFKAGAEVRVILTDSAQEFITPLTLATLARHQAYTDKDFWQPYNRPLHIDLGEWAEVLVIAPLTANTLAKLAHGMADNLLTNTVLASNCPILLAPAMNTEMWQQLSVQRNWQQLLTDKRYYGMQTGYGLLACDRVGAGRMAEPKEIFTNLRSLLYAKWQQDLVGKQVLISAGGTREYLDPVRFIGNPSTGKMGLALAQAAINRGAIVTLVHAPVSGDIPVGVQAIGVVSADEMRQAMLNNFADADITIMAAAVADVKPATYSSEKLPKKSLPQSLPLAPVGDIVAELGQLKQPHQRLIGFAAQTGDIVKPALAKLQSKALDAIAANPVDLPNSGFGSDSNSAVFIDANRQVEIPACSKLQLAHHLYDFIQMLF, from the coding sequence ATGCTCGGCAGAAAAGTTTTAGTTGGCGTAGGCGGCGGTATTGCCGCTTACAAAGTTTGCGAACTTGTATCAACACTATTCAAAGCTGGGGCGGAAGTACGAGTAATTCTCACGGACTCCGCCCAAGAGTTTATTACACCTTTAACTTTAGCTACTCTGGCTCGTCACCAAGCTTACACCGATAAAGATTTCTGGCAACCCTACAATCGCCCTCTACATATAGATTTGGGCGAATGGGCAGAAGTTTTAGTTATTGCGCCTTTAACAGCCAATACTCTTGCTAAACTAGCTCATGGGATGGCGGATAATCTGCTAACTAATACTGTTTTAGCTTCTAATTGTCCGATTTTACTCGCTCCTGCCATGAATACAGAAATGTGGCAGCAATTATCAGTACAACGCAATTGGCAGCAGTTATTGACAGATAAGCGATATTATGGTATGCAAACAGGTTATGGGTTATTGGCTTGCGATCGCGTAGGTGCGGGGCGTATGGCAGAACCAAAGGAAATTTTTACTAATTTGCGATCGCTTTTGTATGCAAAATGGCAGCAAGACTTAGTCGGAAAGCAAGTATTGATTAGCGCCGGAGGAACGCGAGAATATTTAGATCCGGTGCGGTTTATCGGCAATCCCTCTACAGGCAAAATGGGTTTAGCTTTAGCGCAAGCGGCAATAAATAGAGGCGCAATAGTCACCCTCGTTCACGCACCAGTTAGCGGCGATATACCTGTAGGAGTACAAGCAATTGGGGTTGTAAGCGCTGACGAAATGCGTCAAGCAATGTTAAATAACTTTGCTGATGCGGATATTACAATCATGGCGGCGGCGGTAGCGGATGTAAAACCAGCAACTTACAGCAGCGAAAAGTTACCAAAAAAGTCCCTCCCTCAAAGCTTACCTTTAGCACCAGTTGGGGATATTGTGGCAGAATTGGGACAATTAAAACAGCCGCATCAACGTTTGATTGGTTTTGCTGCACAGACTGGAGATATTGTCAAGCCAGCGTTGGCGAAATTGCAGTCAAAGGCGTTAGATGCGATCGCAGCTAACCCCGTTGATTTACCTAATAGTGGTTTTGGGAGCGATTCAAACTCGGCAGTTTTTATAGACGCTAATCGTCAAGTAGAAATCCCTGCTTGTAGCAAACTCCAACTAGCCCATCATTTATACGATTTTATCCAAATGTTATTTTAG